From a region of the Panicum virgatum strain AP13 chromosome 2K, P.virgatum_v5, whole genome shotgun sequence genome:
- the LOC120662274 gene encoding uncharacterized protein LOC120662274 — MADEQSAPPVVVAMKGHPGSGKSTAARAIAAALRCPLLDKDDVRDCTLPLEAAAAPGVLNELSYAVLWRVAEKQVHLGLSVVIDSPLSRRDHLDALTRIPGALVVIVECHPSDKEEWRRRLEKRGAAVANCGGAGGDGWHKPKTWAELERLVEGYQGCTDYEIGDVPRIVVDTTDPTVDAEAIAAKVVGFIKSHLACRQ, encoded by the coding sequence ATGGCCGACGAGCAATCGGCGccgccggtggtggtggcgatGAAAGGCCACCCGGGGTCCGGCaagtccacggcggcgcgggccatcgccgccgcgctccgctgCCCACTCCTGGACAAGGACGACGTCAGGGACTGCACGCTGCCCCTCGAGGCCGCGGCTGCCCCCGGCGTGCTCAACGAGCTCTCCTACGCCGTGCTGTGGCGCGTGGCGGAGAAGCAGGTCCACCTCGGCCTATCTGTTGTCATCGACTCCCCACTGTCGCGGCGTGATCACCTTGACGCCCTGACACGCATACCCGGTGCGCTTGTGGTTATCGTGGAATGCCACCCTAGTGATAAGGAAGAGTGGCGCCGGAGGCTGGAGAAGCGTGGGGCGGCAGTTGCCAACTGTGGTGGCGCTGGCGGTGATGGATGGCATAAGCCCAAGACATGGGCGGAGCTGGAAAGGCTTGTGGAAGGGTACCAAGGTTGCACGGATTATGAAATTGGGGATGTGCCGAGGATTGTCGTCGATACAACTGATCCGACAGTTGACGCGGAGGCGATTGCTGCAAAGGTTGTGGGTTTCATTAAGTCTCATCTTGCTTGTAGGCAATAG
- the LOC120662293 gene encoding CST complex subunit TEN1-like, with the protein MASTGLKPGVPVTLRELEPSSEMFKPGASLRVTGILQSYDVDSATAVIQDGSVSLKVDTQNLRDISFRTNSAYQFIGELLIQADNEAILQARIGRIVDGLDLNLYQQSLLIRRQHEAKLRNSRRA; encoded by the exons ATGGCATCTACTGGTCTAAAACCAGGGGTGCCTGTTACTCTGCGGGAACTAGAACCATCCTCAGAGATGTTCAAGCCAGGAGCATCTCTTCGAGTCACAGGAAT TCTTCAGTCGTATGATGTGGACTCTGCAACTGCTGTCATTCAAGATGGCAGTGTGAGCTTGAAGGTTGACACCCAAAATCTGAGGGACATCAGTTTCCGCACGAATTCGGCATACCAGTTCATTGGCGAACTGCTGATCCAAGCAGATAATGAG GCGATTCTACAAGCGCGCATAGGAAGGATCGTTGATGGCCTCGACCTGAACCTTTACCAGCAGTCTCTGCTCATCCGACGGCAGCACGAAGCCAAGCTACGCAACTCCAGAagagcatga
- the LOC120662318 gene encoding fasciclin-like arabinogalactan protein 15, with protein sequence MGLRALFLLSLAAAALAAEQQQQPQPQRPPALPPAGAPGVSSNSVLVALLDSRYTELAELVEKALLLQALEDAVGRGSVTILAPRNEALDRDLDPDFRRFLLEPRNLRALQSLLLFHVLPARVRLPVSSSSSLLTHPTLAGEPLELAAAAVTRPDAVVRPDGVIHGIECLLVPRSVQEAFNRRRSLAAISAVLPTGAPEVDPRTHRLKKPAPPAPLGAAPALPVWDAMAPGPSIAPAPAPGPGSGKHHFDGHGQVKDFIQTLLLYGGYNELADILVNLTSLATEMGRLVSEGYVLTVLAPNDEAMARLTTDQLSEPGSPEDILYYHMIPEYQTEESMYNAVRRFGKVRYDTLRLPHKVTAREADGSVKFGAGEGSAYLFDPDIYTDGRISVQGIDAVLLPPAEDGGKSPAASPARRAPAVTGATAQPKLRRGKLLEGACRFMGVFVRRSRFASCQ encoded by the exons ATGGGCCTCCGCGCCctgttcctcctctcgctcgccgcggcggcactggcggcggagcagcagcagcagccgcagccgcagcggcCGCCCGCATTGCCGCCCGCGGGCGCGCCGGGGGTGAGCTCCAACTCGGTGCTGGTGGCGCTGCTGGACTCGCGCTACACggagctggcggagctggtggagaaggCGCTCCTGCTGCAGGCGCTCGAGGACGCCGTCGGCCGGGGCAGCGTCACCATCCTCGCCCCGCGCAACGAGGCGCTCGACCGGGACCTCGACCCCGACTTCCGCCGCTTCCTGCTCGAGCCCCGCAACCTGCGGGCGCTCCAGTCCCTGCTCCTCTTCCACGTCCTCCCCGCCCGCGTCCGCCTccccgtctcctcctcctcctccctcctcaccCACCcgacgctcgccggcgagccgctcgagctcgccgccgcggccgtcacGCGCCCCGACGccgtggtccgccccgacggcGTCATCCACGGCATCGAGTGCCTCCTCGTCCCGCGCTCCGTGCAGGAGGCCTtcaaccgccgccgcagcctggcGGCCATCTCCGCCGTCCTCCCCACCGGCGCGCCCGAGGTGGACCCCCGCACGCACCGCCTGAAAAAGCCCGCCCCGCCCGCCCCGCTCGGCGCGGCCCCCGCCCTCCCCGTCTGGGACGCCATGGCCCCCGGCCCATCcatcgcgccggcgccggccccggGGCCCGGGTCCGGGAAGCACCACTTCGACGGGCACGGCCAGGTCAAGGACTTCATCCAGACCCTCCTCCTGTACGGCGGCTACAACGAGCTCGCCGACATCCTCGTCAACCTCACCTCCCTCGCCACCGAAATGGGGCGGCTCGTCTCCGAGGGGTACGTGCTCACGGTGCTCGCCCCCAACGACGAGGCCATGGCGCGGCTCACCACGGACCAGCTCTCCGAGCCCGGGTCGCCGGAGGACATCCTCTACTACCACATGATCCCCGAGTACCAGACGGAGGAGAGCATGTACAACGCGGTGCGCCGGTTCGGCAAGGTGCGCTACGACACGCTGCGGCTGCCGCACAAGGTCACCGCGCGCGAGGCCGACGGCTCCGTCAAGTTCGGCGCTGGCGAGGGCAGCGCCTACCTCTTCGACCCGGACATCTACACCGACGGCAGGATCTCCGTGCAGGGCATCGACGccgtgctgctcccgccggcggaGGACGGCGGGAAGTCACCCGCCGCCTCGCCCGCCAGGAGGGCGCCCGCCgtcaccggcgccaccgcccaGCCCAAGCTCCGGCGAG GCAAGTTGCTCGAAGGGGCTTGCCGGTTCATGGGCGTCTTCGTCCGGCGGTCGCGGTTCGCGAGCTGCCAATAG